Part of the Temnothorax longispinosus isolate EJ_2023e chromosome 5, Tlon_JGU_v1, whole genome shotgun sequence genome is shown below.
GGGCTTTTCACGGACTCGACATTAACATATAAACGAACCGTCCGTCTATGATCGACGCCTCGtcccgagagagagagatccgAATACACGCGGCTGGCTTACAAcaatgacatttatttttttcttttacgcgGACAAAGAGGAATACTAATTGAATGTAGCGCGAGGCGAGCGACTTGTAAACACAGTCGTAGCTACAACATGATTTAACTACGACGACGGACGTTTTACTATGTCGAGCTGATAATCCATAATCACCGGATGTGTCTCACTTCTAAGAGTTCAACTGCCGTTCGGGCAGTCTAGCTGATTCAAGTACGAAGAGAACTCggttcaaatttaaaaaaaaggagaaatcCTGGTTCCCACCGCGCCGGGAAGAAGTTTGTTGTAAGAGGTCCCGATTGTTTCGCAGCCCCGAGCCGTTCCTCGatatttttctagaaatttttttcgagatatttccCCACCTCCCACAAATATTTAACGCGGAGATCTCGGGACCGAGCGGGACCAGATAGATTTTGTAAACTGTGAGGATCTTGTAAACTGGACGCCCACGACGACGGGGCCGTGGACGCCGCGTGGTGTTTGCGTAGGCATTTTAGCGTAGTTAGATTATTAAGCTAGCTTCCACCGGGATAAACTCTGACGTGGTATCGCATTTGAAGGTCTTATGTGCACAGGTGAAGGTGGTTAAGTTCAGCTATATGTGGACGATAAATAACTTCAGCTTTTGCCGGGAGGAGATGGGAGAGGTGCTCAAGTCGTCCACGTTCTCAGCAGGGGCCAACGACAAGTTGAAATGGTAAGGACCGATCCCATCGACGATCAACGACGATCAACAACGAGAAGCCGCGGGAACAGAtccggggaaaaaaaagataagagagagagggagggagagagaaaaattgtttaagattCTTTGCATTGCATACGAACCGAAGCGAGACATAATGTATCGTGCGGATTCGGTATTGAATTAGACGATTAGCGGAGACATTTACATCTGTTGACACGTTCATTTTGGCGCTAAACGGAAAGTCTGAGCAGCGCGCGGTTAATAATACAGTCTATATATAATTCGCCGGGTTTACTCGACAAAGTGGCACGCTTGACATTGTAAATCACGCGGCCTTTGTCCGTCGATTCCATAGTCCGAGTATGATTGGCCGCGGATCTCGAGTCGCCTTGAGTCAGCACACGCGCGGCGCGTTCCACGTGTGGAAAAACAGTGTCGGAAGTCCTAGAAATGCGAGCCGCCGCGTTTAGCGCCTAAATGAACGGTGAGAATACGAGCCATTGTCTCGCCGCGCGAGCGTGCTACATTCCCGGCTTTATATTTTCCCGTTCGCGTTTGGCACGGCGAAAAAACGCGTTTCGACGCGGCGAGACAGAACACTCGCCGATCTGGCCGATCTGCGATCGGCTTTCGAATTGAGGGGAAGGACCTTGGGGGAGAGATAAATTTCGCAATTCGCGTTGAAAGGGGACGAAACGAGAAATCGCCGTCAAGGCGACAGCAGTCGTGTCAATTGATGCGCTAATTGGTTTCTAGGTGCCTGAGAGTGAATCCTAAGGGCCTGGATGAAGAGAGCAAAGACTACCTGTCGCTGTATCTCCTTCTCGTTTCGTGCAACAAATCCGAAGTCAGAGCAAAGTTCAAATTTTCTATTCTTAATGCCAAAAGAGAAGAAACCAAAGCAATGGGTAAGTCGGCAAGAAACGTTTACGTGCGCAATTAATCTGTCAGCGTGTATACACGTGCGGATGCAATGCAgggtattttaaaagatttaaaaatttcgtcGACTTGCTTCAGCTGCGCCGGCGGTCCGCGTAACGATAAGTCGGTACGCGGGTGAAAGATGTACGCCGGCCTGAACGGGTCTTTCTCGTTTTGTTCTTGCAGAGAGCCAGCGTGCTTACAGGTTCGTTCAGGGTAAAGATTGGGGCTTTAAGAAGTTCATCAGGAGAGACTTTCTTCTGGACGAGGCCAACGGACTGCTGCCAGACGACAAACTCACGATATTCTGTGAGGTATATACCTTTGTATGTCGATTGTAACATCTACTCGATCTCGTTACTCGCGCATATTTCGTCGGCTGAGCCGAGCACCTCTAATTCCGTTATCTCCACAGGTCAGCGTGGTGGCGGACAGTGTAAACATCTCCGGGCAGAGTAATACGATACAATTTAAAGTGCCGGAGTGCCGGCTGCCCGATGATCTCGGGCTGCTGTTTGAGAACCAAAAATTTAGCGACGTAACGCTCACTGTCTGCGGAAGGGAGTTCCAGGCGCACAAAGCAATTCTCGCAGGTAAGGCTCGTCGTCCACAACTCTGTTGTGCttgaatgtataattaaaagaaatatatgtatacatatatatgtgcaatATGCAAATACAATGTGCAAtacaatatgcaaaaatatagaatCTTATCCCTTTGAGTAAAATTATGAGTAAACTGATAACGCGCGTCTTTATGCTAAAGAatgataattttgaataattttgcaattgcGATTTGCAGCCCGAAGTCCCGTCTTCTCGGCAATGTTCGAGCACGAGatggaggagagaaagaaaaatcacgTCGACATCACCGACGTGGACCACGAAGTCTTGAGAGAAATGCTGCGATTTATTTATACCGGTAAAGCGGCGAATCTGGAGAAGATGGCGGATGATCTGTTAGCCGCGGCGGACAAGTACGCGTTGGAGAGGCTGAAGGTAATGTGCGAAGAAGCACTTTGCACAAGTTTAGCCATTGAGAACGCGGCTGAAATCCTCATACTTGCCGATCTCCATAGCGCCGATCAGCTGAAAGCACAGGCGATAGACTTCATTAATACGTAAGTTAATTTCGCGGGAGAGAAGTGTTGCCTGCGCGCAACGCACACACGTATGTCAGCTCATCGgctaaaagataattttgctCTTTCaacgatcaaaattatattctttggCTGTGGGTGAACGCGATGAAACTCGCGATCTCTAATCTATGCTTTTACAGACATGCGACGGATGTGATGGATACCGTGGGTTTCAAGTCCATGGTGAATTCCCATCCGCACCTGATAGCAGAAGCTTTCCGGGCTTTGGCGACCCAGCAAATCCCACCGATTGGACCGCCCAGGAAACGAGTGAAACAGAGCTGAAAGCAGTCACCGCTGACCCCGGGCACGACCTCTACATCGCCCCCACCACTTTTGCATCCCTCTTGAACCTTTGTGTACAGTGATATAATGAAGTATAGTAGTgctaaataaatgtttcctAGTGCGCCACTCTCTggtctaaaaagaaaaatcgacgACGAGAACCGATGTGAGAATCACCCCGATTGTCAACGAGCTTCGGTTGAGGGTATTCAGAAATCGATggcaagagaaagaaaatcgtCTTGTCCGTTCGGTCGATCGAGGGCGAGTTTTAAAAGAGGCGCTCCCACACATGCTCGGACTTTTTGTGTTCAAGTAAGTGTCGATAGTGAGAGAGAACTCGACGTGATGTGACCACCATTAGCGCGCTGCTCGTTTCGACTCCGCGCGTCGAAGAGAAGAACAAGATGTCCGAAAGCCTACGCATTCATATCCGCGCATCCCCATCAGCATCCATACTTCTCGGCCTGAGCGCGAGTCGATTCAGTAAAAGcggcaacagcagcagcagtacCATAGTCGCATCGCGCTCGTTTTCTTCACCGTCAAAACCCCGATGCCAATCAATCTTGATGACACGTTGGAACATGTCATCAGGATTATCACCGTCATTGTGGACTTGCTTTCGTTTCCGTTATCATCGAACGAACGGACTGGAAGCAGACGGTCGCGCGAGACATTAAAGACACGGAGTGTATAGCCAGAGAGGACCAAGGAAAGGCGAGGAGCTTCTCTCCACGTGACTCGCCGTCGCGATTGCcacaacagcaacagcagcaacaacaataCGCGATGCACGAAGGAAGTTGTGATAGACGTCGGCCAGACgatttaaacattttgttcCTTTGTCGAAAGAAAGCACGAGGAGAAAAGATGGATCAAACGGATGTCCCGTAGCCGCCGTACGCTCGACGCGTCGAGCACGGAGAGAATTAAATACTTTGTTTGTTTCTACTGATAGTAGTGatctttttagtttttaacgCGTCTCAAACTCTTCCAAGACGGAGAAATCATTCTAGTtagtgttctttttttatgatctCTTTCtctgaatattattattactattaatgCTACGCAATCTGTGCcctatgtatttttgtatatttttgtctaCAGATAAACTCTCCCCTTTTCCCTTTTGCCACGATAAACCTTATCCGTTTCCCGTCCCCCCTTCCTCCGTCAGTAGGCACAGTTTGTCTTGTTTTCTGGAGTATTGCATACTGTAAGCGAAGTGATAGgatcgaattattattattattaattattattattaatgattacgttattaaatttagGGTTGTCCATAATTTATCGGATCTACGTTGAATATCACGGGGGTGTATATCCTCACATCCCCCGCGCGCATACTGGTTACATTTTAGAGACGTTATGATCCGCAATTCAAAGTTTGTATGTTATTTAcgtattgaataaaaaatggacgagaagaatgaagaaagaaaagacatattaaaaaaatcgtgtAAAATAGAAACGTTAGTCAATTATAGCGCGGAACGTTAATCGCTCCCTTTTTTTCGCGTCGTTAATTTGATTGGTCTGTAAAATTGCGTGTGGTCAATGAACTGAATTATGGGCAACCGCAGAggcgaaaaataataatcaatcgtTTAGTACCGTGTACTGGCTTCCTGATCCTCCGATCTTTAGCTTTATCGAAAGCCGAGTTTTAAATATGTGGAATACTTATTACCATTTACACATCATTAATGATGACAATTAATGCCATACATGTTCTGTGATAAGACCACTTGTAATTACTGCAATTGTATAATCGATCCTTTCTAGAGACAGACCCCCTCCCGCTCCCCACCCCTCATCCCCTTGACGATCCTGGCAGCCAGTGAATTTacttgttatataaaatacatacgaTAAGCGACAGTCGTTATCCGGACAGTCCCAAACCTAGCGTGTCACTATcgattttaagatttttacaCTGTACATATCTGCtgtgtattttataagaaCAAAACAAACTCACGTACGAGGATCCCATACTTTTACGAAAACCGTACAATAATCaagtaatgtataatttatttcgagttTACAGACTACGCTAAACTCATGTTCCTTGAAAACACACTACCGACgctttataacttataaaCGTAACGTAACGCCGAAAAAATTGATACAGATTAGGAGGCGCGCATTCGTTGCGTAGCGCCGTCGAGCGAAGCGATTTCGCGTCGTAGATCAAAAGTTTGAACCGATGGAAATCTAGTTAGGAGAAATTTTCCACTGTTTTTCTACGtcgaatctttttatttgagtcTTAGGTAATACAGGACTTAAATAAGAAGAtggaaaaaagaacaaaaagaaagatttagaTACAAAAGCGGGTATAGTAGCAATTTAAGGAACAGACTTTGGCCGTGCtgattcatatttaaaaaatctgcgaCCATTCTCTAATTCTCATATCTATCTTTGGGACTGTGCGGCGATTTCTTTCGTGGAACACACACGTAACGTTGAATGTCTTTTCCtagagaaaacgaaaaagaaaaaagaaactggaaaaaaataagagagcAGAATAAAGCTAACTCTGAGATAGCAATTCGTAAAAAATACAGATCGAaaggaaaacaaaaattgtacacacatacacagatGTAGGCGCAATTCCGTACGAAACCCGCAGCAGGAATAATACGAGCGTATGACTggatataatttgataaactATTAAGTACAAGTAAGACAAGTGTTACCTCATCATGATGAAAGCCGGCGCGTGTTGGGTGACCGATTGGGATCACCACCGTCACTAGCTACTACCGCACGCTCGCTCTCTGACAAACACACATACATTACACACAACATGCATACACACAAATCCGTTGTATATTGCATTTAGAAATTTGAAGCgctcttttgtaaaaaaaaaaaaaaattgatggtTGCGGTAGTGGCTGATCCGCGAGAATTGTTACGCGCGCCGCTCATTGAACCCAGCTCATACACGCAGACAttcattttccattttacTTTAAGTCATTGCACCACATCAAATAAATgacattttcattatataacGGAGCGTGATTTTTCATTACCCCTCCATCGCTACGTTTGGATCTCTGCGTGCGAATCGCGAGATTATCGAGATCGCGATATTGTATCACGACCAGACGAATCTGGTAAAAGCTAGAAAAGATTTTGGAAGATCGAGACTTTCGGAGTCTAATACAAACGAATACCCGTAGCACCGCAcgactttttcttaaataaatctaCAGATTACGTTTTATTCGAGTGGCATACATAATGTATGTACACGCAGATGGACGATTGTCTGTAAGAGTTATCATTACATGTGCTGAGCAACGGGAAGCGAAGAAGGGAGTTCGTCGGAGTCTTGCGATTTTTCCTGCGGTTTCGGCGTTCCCGGATACGATGGCGGAGCTTCCTGCATGGACGCCTGCAAGTAGACAAAATTTTATCGTCActcgaaaaacatttttatctctCATATCGCGGTAAGTTGTAGCGAACGTATATCTTTATCAGTATATCTTTATCGTAATCAGTAAactaaaaatatgttaatctATATACTCTGTTGTACGGAGACGAATAGAGAGGAGGAGCGCAGGAAGATGTGTAGACGGGCGAAGCATTGCGGATGACCTCGTTGTACGAAGGCGGTCTGTCCCGTAGGCCCTCGATGATGGTGCTGCACTGCGTCACCAAGTCACGCTCCTCGTGCAACACGACGCGCAACCTTCTGCGTTCTCGTGCAACCTGCCTCGTCCTGAATTacgaaaatacatttaaagtGCCTTACAAGCGGGGAATTATTTGCATCTTCAAAGTTTTACCTCGATGAGGATTGCTGTGCGCGTTTTTCGATACCTTCGAAGAATCATGAAGAGTATTAGGGAAACAAATTTCATCGCGCTTACGAGACGAGTAAAAAGTGTATACTTGAAGGactaactttataaaaattaatcgatttatttgcttattaatttaagtcttaaaaaattttttaagaaaacgtTGGAACATGACCGCGATtataattgcttttttattcATGCCGCCAGCATGCGGTTGCGTCAGTCAAGACGCTCAATCAATTAAGATTGATATTCGAGattaaggagaaaaaaaaaacaagatttgGCAGTTCGATAACGAAGCTACATTCGTCATGAAACGTCATTAAATTCGACACAGTCGTGTTCACTTGCGAGCAGTAATAACGGGTGACAGCggagaaaattaaaaggatGAATTTATCAGACGTGCCCTCGCCTACCTGTTGCATATTTTGCAGTAAACTACGATCAGGCCGACGATACCGAATCCGAACAGTATGGAAATACCGATTTGCGTCATTAATATCAGTTGTTGCTGCGTAtacctgaaataaaaattgccgATTATTAAACTGGGTCTCGATCCAATTGGGAAACGAGGCACAGTTACATCTGCTGGCGTGCAAGCGACCTCATTAATTCTTACCGGCACATACCACAATCCGCGCAGACACAGCATGAAACGCTATAACAGCAAATTGCACACTTATCTgcaaatttcaaaatgtacaaaaaattaaagatttttcaaaatttacagaGAAACTAGAGATCGTAAAGATGcttaatactaataattacaACTACCAATGCGCGCGGGGCATTTTTTATCGTCAgcatattttgttagaaaaaaatcttactttttagcattaaatataagtaatataacgacttacaatgtttttttatcgTGTCGCAATGCGATTTGTTTGAGGCGATCAAGTACGCGTGTTCACAATTtgtgttataaaaatacacagaCTGCTAGACAACGTTACAGAATAATGTAGTGTTGCACTAGATACAATCTCGAGTTTTGACAGACTTAACAGATTCTTTTCTCAAGATTCAGTTTATGTAATGATGATGTAAATTATTGGTACGCCTTGATTGTGATccggttattgcgataaaaatGTACTGTCGAAAAATATACGAAGTAAAAAGTTACGTTGTCGTTTTACATTCTAATTACTCTCGAGAAAAACATTCATAAGATGAAAACTGATTATCATATGACATTTCGCATACATTCGTTGTCGCATTATAGAAACGTAATCATCGTCGaaaaatatgatgtaaaaatatgctttacaattaattacgaAAATTGCTGTGCGCGTCTTTCGATTTGAAAAATCATCAGgagtatatatttcaaaaagagGTAAATCGTCCTGGATCCAATTTAACTTTCGCGCCAAACTGATCAATAATAATCGACTTCATATCTGAATCAAGCGCGAAATTTGACTTAAATTTAGTACACGCAAactaaatatgatttaaatttcGCGCCGCTCTAAAGTAAGTTCCTTTAGAAGAGCGCAAAATTTGAATCAAATGTAATGTTCATTAACTTTCATCGAGATATGTTCTCCCGATAACTAACAGGATTTTTCGAAGATATCGAAAGACTATAATTCTTGCGTTTAATTACTTAGAAAAAAACACACATGTacttaaatacatatattttaaaacgtatatatctcatataattatattaataattatactatataattaaatattttagtcattcacaattaatataattgtatacatgcgcgcgcgcgtgcgcgtgtgtatgtgtgtgttacAATTATTGTGTATTTCGAATGACACTTTGAAATGTATTTCATACACACAAAATAGATGTGTGGTGTCCCACAATCGTACACGAAAAACTTCGATATTAACTCACCACCATAACGGAAGCAGCTGCACGACGAGTCTTGCTTGACGTCACATTGCGTACAATTATCTAGAGATGCGTATCTTTCCGAAATCTCGGGAAATCTCGCGACCCAATCTGTTGAAACACGGATTTAGATAGACACTTTACAAAAGGATCACGCCATTGAAAGATAGTATTCTACGCTTATTAATACGCACTCACTTTAAAGCGCGacaagaaaattgaaaatatttaagtacgaaaaaattaaaaaaattatattacattacacgTGTATACGTTCAAATATAATGTCACATACCTGAGTTCTCGATTGGATTTACCGCAAtgcaaaagtataaatatCCCAATAAGAGTAAGAACGAGTAAGAGTTCATGATGTCACATCTATTTATAAGCAAATAAGGAATCATCCAAACTTCACTTGCGCCGACATAATTAACGAGCGATCACACGTTTCTAGCTAGATAACGTAGAGATGCAACAGCGATACGCGCAGAAGAAATAGTTTCGCGAGAACAAACACATTAAGACAATGTAAACCGGCACCCAATGCAAATGTACTGAACACTCTATATCTTAAAGCCTGATATTTATGCCCATATTAATCTTATCAATATGAACGCATCGTCTGATAACGCATCGGTAATCAACAGGCCTCGGACAGGAACAGATATTTCCTCGTATCAATAATGCCAAtaatttctctatattttaaaattttgacgaTAAGGCGTCAAGGCGGACATGTTACCTTCAGTAAATCACTTCTGCTACAcattataaatgcatatatttatatatatatatacttattacaaTACATCactgttattattgtttacttATAGCACTCGCGTTTGCTTAACAAGTAGGCGATACGAGAGAAAacgatgaaaatataaattacttagAAAACATTGTAACGTACGtcagtaaatattaataagctaGTCTCGGGACTCttgttattcaatatattttacagtgGAATTCAGAGATACGATACCAGATCTCTGGACCAATTTCTTCTGTACAATTTCAATTAGTTAGCGTAATTAATGCCTCTACGATATCGCCCCTGTGTTCCCTGAGAGTTTGTTCAGCCAAGATCCGACTGATCTCCATCTCCTTCATCTGAAACCAGAAGACACCACGAGGTCTCGCAGGTTCCAGGTTTGAGATTTCCAAGCGGGGCTAGCCATGTACTCACAATCAAGTCGACGTCCTCCTTCTTAATGGACACTTTGAGCAGCTCCTTCTCCTTCGCCTTCTTCTCCGCGGCCTCCTTGTCTCGACGGTCGCCGATTATGCTCAGGGCCTGTTAGACACACTTTTTAATGCGAAAACCGAGTTAACCTCGAGTCAGCACTCGGGATCGACGCGAGTAGCGTGGGGACGGGCTGGAATTCTAGTTTACccgggggaggaggaggacaaGCGAGAACACTCACGCAGGAAAATCCATCGGACGACGAGATCTCCTTCTCCTCGGCGTAATCGGTCACCTTCTCCAggtccgccgcgccgctgtCGTACTTGGCCGCTTTTTTCTGCGACTTCTCCTGCTGCACCTCGTCCGAGTCCCCGTTCACGTCGTCGTCCGCCATCGTTCGCGCCAGTTCAGCGAAAATAAAcctaatattaattgttattcgaCCGCGTAAACGGATCGACGTTGTCGCCCGGTCATCGAAAGTCAACGAAAGTGCCGATCGACCGCCATGCTAACCTTAACCTCACCCCTGCACGTTTTATCTGCATCTTTTGCACCTCGGcttctcgttctctttcttCCCGACGCTTCGCTGCGTGTATCTCTCGTTTCAGACGCGGGGGGTTCTAGGGAGTGCAAGCGAGACGAGAGCGGACCTTTTTCTCAGATTGGCAGACCGGTTCTAGGTTGCCAGGTTAAGTTAGGTTCGCGCGAGCGGgaaatattattgttgaaAACGTTAGGAAAGAGGAGATACACGTTTATCGCTCATAAATAACGCAGTTGAATTGTCATTCCGAGATGAGCGCGAAACTGAACAGTTTGCTCAGCCAGAAGGACCGGGCGCAGCTGAACGAATTCGTGCGGGAGACCTCGACTGAGGAGGTAAAGAATGCAAGTCGCGTCGCGAGATATGCCTTGTTATCTACATGCCGATTGTTTACGAGATTACGTTAAGATTCTTGATAAGATGGTAATTAGACATTTTATTACAGCTCACAAAGATAATATCGAGCGGAATTTGCAACGCGGACATATCCCGGGTGCTGGACGAGGTCCTGCAGGTATGTTCCGAGTCGGAGGGTCTCTACGCCAAGAGAGTCAAACTTGTCGAGTCCGCCCTGAAGGCACTGGGCAAGGCCAAGGTCTCGATCAGTCACGCGAATGAGATCGTGAATCGGATAGTGGTGGACTTTCCTAACTACCCGAAGCTGCATCTGGTCAAACTGGTGGACTTCTGTCTCGCTAGTATTCGCAACAATGATGACGAATTCAGAAAGTACAATCACTTCGCAGCCTTATTACGacggaaaaaggaaagaaactAACGTTACGATATGTTGCAGTTGGAAGGAGCTATTGCCTGTCTTGCTGGAAGTGTTGGaggaagagaaatatattagtCACATGAACGGCGAGGTTTCTGGCACCAAATACAAGtcaattattgttaataacataTGCAACAGTGAATGGGATACGCAGATAATGCCCTCGCTGGCGAGAATGTTTAGGTAAGAGTTGTCGATAGAAGAAGTAAATGCGTAATTGAGAAACTAAtgactttttttatacttagAGATATATCCTTGGAGAAGGAGGATCATGCTATGGTAATCACAGTACTCTGCAAAAGATTACATGATATATCTCTTGAGGAACTGCCTCCTCTTGTGCATCAATTGTTAAGATTGTGCGTTAATCAGGATAGTAAATACCTCTTGGAAGCCTTACGAAAGTATTTTACCCTACGCTTCTCGCAAA
Proteins encoded:
- the Rdx gene encoding speckle-type POZ protein isoform X1 yields the protein MCPVVGYSVNDKSPLADLDTLLSTPAGPGLSHVRMALARYVQSYGSPLSELGLAVSDCAPQTSRVSSNLHSSSSMAVSRVPSPPPPEVNTPVAENWCYTQVLCAQVKVVKFSYMWTINNFSFCREEMGEVLKSSTFSAGANDKLKWCLRVNPKGLDEESKDYLSLYLLLVSCNKSEVRAKFKFSILNAKREETKAMESQRAYRFVQGKDWGFKKFIRRDFLLDEANGLLPDDKLTIFCEVYTFVSVVADSVNISGQSNTIQFKVPECRLPDDLGLLFENQKFSDVTLTVCGREFQAHKAILAARSPVFSAMFEHEMEERKKNHVDITDVDHEVLREMLRFIYTGKAANLEKMADDLLAAADKYALERLKVMCEEALCTSLAIENAAEILILADLHSADQLKAQAIDFINTHATDVMDTVGFKSMVNSHPHLIAEAFRALATQQIPPIGPPRKRVKQS
- the Rdx gene encoding speckle-type POZ protein isoform X5, with the translated sequence MCPVVGYSVNDKSPLADLDTLLSTPAGPGLSHVRMALARLAVSDCAPQTSRVSSNLHSSSSMAVSRVPSPPPPEVNTPVAENWCYTQVLCAQVKVVKFSYMWTINNFSFCREEMGEVLKSSTFSAGANDKLKWCLRVNPKGLDEESKDYLSLYLLLVSCNKSEVRAKFKFSILNAKREETKAMESQRAYRFVQGKDWGFKKFIRRDFLLDEANGLLPDDKLTIFCEVYTFVSVVADSVNISGQSNTIQFKVPECRLPDDLGLLFENQKFSDVTLTVCGREFQAHKAILAARSPVFSAMFEHEMEERKKNHVDITDVDHEVLREMLRFIYTGKAANLEKMADDLLAAADKYALERLKVMCEEALCTSLAIENAAEILILADLHSADQLKAQAIDFINTHATDVMDTVGFKSMVNSHPHLIAEAFRALATQQIPPIGPPRKRVKQS
- the Rdx gene encoding speckle-type POZ protein isoform X7, which codes for MDARKHAVVTVTGYRGAEGLRNYSQAASGLAVSDCAPQTSRVSSNLHSSSSMAVSRVPSPPPPEVNTPVAENWCYTQVLCAQVKVVKFSYMWTINNFSFCREEMGEVLKSSTFSAGANDKLKWCLRVNPKGLDEESKDYLSLYLLLVSCNKSEVRAKFKFSILNAKREETKAMESQRAYRFVQGKDWGFKKFIRRDFLLDEANGLLPDDKLTIFCEVYTFVSVVADSVNISGQSNTIQFKVPECRLPDDLGLLFENQKFSDVTLTVCGREFQAHKAILAARSPVFSAMFEHEMEERKKNHVDITDVDHEVLREMLRFIYTGKAANLEKMADDLLAAADKYALERLKVMCEEALCTSLAIENAAEILILADLHSADQLKAQAIDFINTHATDVMDTVGFKSMVNSHPHLIAEAFRALATQQIPPIGPPRKRVKQS
- the Rdx gene encoding speckle-type POZ protein isoform X4 codes for the protein MCPVVGYSVNDKSPLADLDTLLSTPAGPGLSHVRMALARYVQSYGSPLSELGLAVSDCAPQTSRVSSNLHSSSSMAVSRVPSPPPPEVNTPVAENWCYTQVKVVKFSYMWTINNFSFCREEMGEVLKSSTFSAGANDKLKWCLRVNPKGLDEESKDYLSLYLLLVSCNKSEVRAKFKFSILNAKREETKAMESQRAYRFVQGKDWGFKKFIRRDFLLDEANGLLPDDKLTIFCEVSVVADSVNISGQSNTIQFKVPECRLPDDLGLLFENQKFSDVTLTVCGREFQAHKAILAARSPVFSAMFEHEMEERKKNHVDITDVDHEVLREMLRFIYTGKAANLEKMADDLLAAADKYALERLKVMCEEALCTSLAIENAAEILILADLHSADQLKAQAIDFINTHATDVMDTVGFKSMVNSHPHLIAEAFRALATQQIPPIGPPRKRVKQS
- the Rdx gene encoding speckle-type POZ protein isoform X2; amino-acid sequence: MCPVVGYSVNDKSPLADLDTLLSTPAGPGLSHVRMALARYVQSYGSPLSELGLAVSDCAPQTSRVSSNLHSSSSMAVSRVPSPPPPEVNTPVAENWCYTQVLCAQVKVVKFSYMWTINNFSFCREEMGEVLKSSTFSAGANDKLKWCLRVNPKGLDEESKDYLSLYLLLVSCNKSEVRAKFKFSILNAKREETKAMESQRAYRFVQGKDWGFKKFIRRDFLLDEANGLLPDDKLTIFCEVSVVADSVNISGQSNTIQFKVPECRLPDDLGLLFENQKFSDVTLTVCGREFQAHKAILAARSPVFSAMFEHEMEERKKNHVDITDVDHEVLREMLRFIYTGKAANLEKMADDLLAAADKYALERLKVMCEEALCTSLAIENAAEILILADLHSADQLKAQAIDFINTHATDVMDTVGFKSMVNSHPHLIAEAFRALATQQIPPIGPPRKRVKQS
- the Rdx gene encoding protein roadkill isoform X8 — protein: MAVSRVPSPPPPEVNTPVAENWCYTQVLCAQVKVVKFSYMWTINNFSFCREEMGEVLKSSTFSAGANDKLKWCLRVNPKGLDEESKDYLSLYLLLVSCNKSEVRAKFKFSILNAKREETKAMESQRAYRFVQGKDWGFKKFIRRDFLLDEANGLLPDDKLTIFCEVYTFVSVVADSVNISGQSNTIQFKVPECRLPDDLGLLFENQKFSDVTLTVCGREFQAHKAILAARSPVFSAMFEHEMEERKKNHVDITDVDHEVLREMLRFIYTGKAANLEKMADDLLAAADKYALERLKVMCEEALCTSLAIENAAEILILADLHSADQLKAQAIDFINTHATDVMDTVGFKSMVNSHPHLIAEAFRALATQQIPPIGPPRKRVKQS
- the Rdx gene encoding speckle-type POZ protein isoform X3, which produces MCPVVGYSVNDKSPLADLDTLLSTPAGPGLSHVRMALARYVQSYGSPLSELGLAVSDCAPQTSRVSSNLHSSSSMAVSRVPSPPPPEVNTPVAENWCYTQVKVVKFSYMWTINNFSFCREEMGEVLKSSTFSAGANDKLKWCLRVNPKGLDEESKDYLSLYLLLVSCNKSEVRAKFKFSILNAKREETKAMESQRAYRFVQGKDWGFKKFIRRDFLLDEANGLLPDDKLTIFCEVYTFVSVVADSVNISGQSNTIQFKVPECRLPDDLGLLFENQKFSDVTLTVCGREFQAHKAILAARSPVFSAMFEHEMEERKKNHVDITDVDHEVLREMLRFIYTGKAANLEKMADDLLAAADKYALERLKVMCEEALCTSLAIENAAEILILADLHSADQLKAQAIDFINTHATDVMDTVGFKSMVNSHPHLIAEAFRALATQQIPPIGPPRKRVKQS